TGCATAATCTTCAACCCAAGAGTTCATATTAGTCCATTTATAAAAATCAAGTTTTCGCTCTTCAGGCTGGGAGTTCCAACTCTGCAGAAGGTGGCGACCTATTTTTTTTGTTGAAATATCAGCAACATCAAAATCAAAATGATTCTTGTTTTGATTTATAGGTCCTAATTCATCTTTGTTTGAAATGAAGATAAAACCTTTCTCGACTAAATCATCTATGTCCAAAAACCATGGGTTCAGCGCAAAACTAGAGGGTGAACTATAAGGTGACCCCGTAGAGTCAGTAGGTGTTAGAGGTAAAAATTGCCAATATTCAATACCATACTTATGAAGCTTTTTTATCCACTCTTTAGCTCCTCTTCCAAAAGTTCCACAGACTGTTCCTCCGGGTATACATGAAGGATGCATAAGTATGCCTAATGATTTTTTTGGAAGAACTTTTTCTATTTGCATGGGTTGTTAATATGAAAATCCTCTGCAGTTAAAAGCTTTTGTGCCTCTAAATTCAACGATATACAAATTTTTTTTAATTGACAAATGACTTGCCTAGAGTTTTTAGTCTAAATAAGAAATTCGTTTGTTAATCCGCATTATTCTATATTTTGCTTAAGAGATGTGACTTTTGAAAGGATCTAGTAATTTTTCTTTTGCTAAATTCCGATAAACGACTACGATAATAATATATTTAATTAGGTGCTAGTTTCGTGACAAGTTTTATCACGGCAGTGCAAAATAAAGAATCTAAATTTAATCTATCTAATAGTAGATTAAGGCTAGTTAGCGGAACATCAAATCCTAAATTATCCGAAGAAATTGCATCATATTTAGGGATAGAAAATGTACCTTTAATATCCAAAAAATTTGCTGATGGAGAACTTTATGTTCAGATCCAGCAATCTATTAGAGGTTGTGATGTATTTCTCATACAGCCTACATGTGCTCCCGTAAACGATAGTTTAATTGAACTTATGATTATGGTTGATGCTTGCAAAAGGGCATCTGCTAGGCAAATAACTGCTGTAATCCCTTATTTTGGATATGCAAGGGCAGATAGAAAGACTTCAGGAAGAGAATCTATTACTGCAAAACTGACAGCTAACTTACTTGAGAAATCAGGAGTAGATAGAGTTCTCGCTATGGATTTACATTCTGCTCAAATACAAGGTTATTTTGATATACCTTGCGATCATATTTACGGTTCACCTGTATTAATTGATTATTTAGATACTTTAAATTTAAATGAAGTTGTAGTTGTCTCTCCTGATGTAGGTGGGGTAGCGAGAGCAAGAGCATTTGCAAAATTAATGAAAGATGCTCCGTTGGCTATAATTGATAAAAGGAGATCAGCTCATAATATAGCTGAGAGTTTAACAGTTATTGGTGAAGTTAAAGGTAAAACAGCTATTCTCATCGACGATATGATAGATACTGGTGGGACAATTTGTTCTGGAGCTCATCTATTAAAAAAAGAGGGAGCTAATAGGATTTTCGCATGTGCTTCACATGCTGTGTTTTCTCCTCCTTCTTATGAAAGATTAAGTACCAAGGATTTATTCGAGCAAGTTATTGTTACCAACAGCATCCCAACTCTTGTTAAAAATAATTTCCCTCAATTAAAAGTCCTTTCTGTCGCAAATATGCTTGGTGAAGCTATTTGGAGAATACATGAAGAAAGTTCTGTAAGTTCAATGTTCAGGTAATCAATAAAATTATTTCTTGCTTCCTTTTACAAGTTGCTTTAACCTTTTTTCATAATCATTTTTTATATTCTTAGGAATACTTTCAGGACAAATATCAAGAGCACTTCCAACAATTTGAAATGTGCCTGCGTTATATAATTTTTTTTGGTCAAGTTTTTCATTCCCTAATTCC
The Prochlorococcus marinus str. GP2 genome window above contains:
- a CDS encoding ribose-phosphate pyrophosphokinase, producing MTSFITAVQNKESKFNLSNSRLRLVSGTSNPKLSEEIASYLGIENVPLISKKFADGELYVQIQQSIRGCDVFLIQPTCAPVNDSLIELMIMVDACKRASARQITAVIPYFGYARADRKTSGRESITAKLTANLLEKSGVDRVLAMDLHSAQIQGYFDIPCDHIYGSPVLIDYLDTLNLNEVVVVSPDVGGVARARAFAKLMKDAPLAIIDKRRSAHNIAESLTVIGEVKGKTAILIDDMIDTGGTICSGAHLLKKEGANRIFACASHAVFSPPSYERLSTKDLFEQVIVTNSIPTLVKNNFPQLKVLSVANMLGEAIWRIHEESSVSSMFR